A genomic region of Rhipicephalus sanguineus isolate Rsan-2018 chromosome 3, BIME_Rsan_1.4, whole genome shotgun sequence contains the following coding sequences:
- the LOC119385407 gene encoding uncharacterized protein LOC119385407: MYTTHAVKDDPELDTTKIRATKAIMAHHQLPDFEEGKDKWTPYLIKVEAYFEANAIEDSTKKRALLVAALSTHTIQVLAGKVAPRKPNALAYEEVVAVLSEHYDPKRHEITESYKFFSRCQAEGEPINEFLSSVNSTFNDFHDVFSEDLGLITCPPVSLHLKEGAVPKFYHQPLLGLLRSDRQTPPMAAARIQRWALQLGAYRYQLQYAPGSNKDQEDWLPLPGSDVYARSYGAGSKWTPGNVKATSGARMVTVDTSDGVVQRHVDQLRPRQDSRSDQTPTTATSCSEQDQATERSPPVAVSTEDGLSSGFLPNDAGSAQRASPKITAVPMNTGVAPQALRRSTRERKPVQRFHF; the protein is encoded by the exons atgtaCACCACCCATGCAGTGAAAGACGACCCTGAACTTGACACTACGAAAATCCGAGCAACCAAGGCGATCATGGCTCACCACCAGCTTCCGGACTTCGAAGAAGGCAAAGATAAGTGGACGCCATACCTTATTAAAGTCGAAGCATACTTCGAAGCGAATGCCATTGAAGACTCGACTAAGAAAAGGGCATTGCTGGTGGCCGCCTTAAGCACGCACACGATACAAGTACTGGCAGGGAAAGTGGCTCCACGCAAGCCGAATGCGCTGGCTTATGAAGAAGTCGTGGCAGTGTTGAGTGAGCACTACGATCCCAAGCGACACGAAATCACAGAAAGTTACAAGTTTTTCAGTCGGTGTCAAGCGGAGGGGGAGCCCATTAATGAATTTCTA TCCAGTGTGAACAGCACATTCAACGACTTCCACGACGTGTTTTCCGAGGACCTGGGGCTCATCACATGCCCTCCGGTCAGTCTGCACCTAAAGGAAGGCGCCGTACCTAAGTTCT ACCACCAGccgttgctgggcctgttgagGTCAGACAGGCAGACGCCCCCCATGGCCGCTGCCCGGATACAACGGTGGGCGCTTCAGCTGGGGGCCTACCGGTACCAGCTGCAGTACGCCC CAGGATCAAATAAAGACCAAGAGGACTGGCTGCCGCTACCAGGAAGTGACGTATACGCCCGCAGTTATGGTGCAGGGAGCAAATGGACGCCTGGCAATGTGAAGGCGACGTCTGGAGCGAGAATGGTGACCGTGGACACTTCGGACGGGGTCGTCCAACGGCATGTAGATCAGCTTCGCCCGCGACAGGACTCGCGAAGTGATCAGACACCAACAACTGCCACAAGTTGCAGCGAGCAAGACCAAGCAACAGAACGATCGCCTCCGGTAGCGGTAAGCACGGAGGACGGCCTGTCTTCTGGGTTCCTCCCTAATGATGCTGGTTCTGCACAACGTGCATCACCAAAGATCACGGCGGTCCCGATGAATACCGGTGTCGCCCCACAAGCCCTCAGGCGTTCTACAAGAGAACGCAAGCCAGTACAACGCTTTCACTTCTAA